AAGATACTCCCTAAGTGAATAATTATTTTTCCTTACCATACAGCGTTTCTTGAAGAATGCGATGCCATAGCAGAGGATGTCATCATAGTCATCCCGGAAGTCCGCCGCATACATCCGGTCATTGATCTGCTGAATAGCAGTATCACAGGCATCCGGCAGAGCATCCAGAGTTTTTGCATACTTGGCTTCAAAAATTGCCACACGACCATTGCGGATATCCTTTACAATAACATCGCTGCGTCCTTCGCCATGCTCTTTGTTGGATTCTACCACATAGCCAGCACCAGTAAAGATGCCTGCAAGGAAAGCGTGGTAAAAATCCTCCCGATAGTCATGGTAGCTGATAGTCATACGCAGCAGCTTGGTCATCTCTTTTGTCAGAGCTTCGTTGTTTCCGCTCCAGACTGCATCAAACAACGGGCTGCGGTTCCATGCCTTTGCACTGTCGTCAAACCATTTGCTTACAGTGGTTTCAAAAATTTCCCGAATCTCTGCATTGGGAATCATCAACGCAGAGCAGCCATCCGGCAGCGAATCCGGCAAATCTTTATCACGCACTTTGGTCAGATAGCCTGTCAGATACAGCACACTCCAAAGATTTTCCTCAGAGGAGTGTAGATAATCGTAGGTCAGGTTTTCTTCAATATGCTGAACAATAGAGCCGCCAGCCATCAGAGTTTCAAGCTTTGTGGTGATATTGTCGCCTGCATAGTCGATGAAAGAACGGATGATGGCGTTATCACTGGTGTTTTTCCAATAGCTTTTCGGCTTCTGTGCTACACCATACTGGAAATCCCGCAGATAACTGATTACGTCCCACGGACAATAAATGTCTGCATCGCCAAAATGATAACCGTCGTACCATGCCTTGATTTCAGCAGACTGCGATTCAAGATCAGCATCTTTCAGCATTTGATCTACATCTGCCTGTGTAAAACCAAAGGATTCGCTCAACCGGGGAGAAAGAATCGTATCCGAAACAAAATTGTTCGTCCCGGTAAAAATGCTTTCTTTGGCAATTTTCAGACAGCCGGTAACAACAGCAAAGTCGAGCGAAGTATTGTCTTTGAGCGTGGTGCTCATCATAGCCCGCATCACGTCCAGCATCTGCGAATAATAGCCGTTGCTGCTGGCTTTTGCAATGGGAACATCATACTCATCCAGGATGACGACCGCCGATTTTTTGAAGTGGATTTCCAGCATCCGGGTCAATAGCAAAAAGCAGCTTTTGGTTTCATCTATGGATGCAGTGCGTCCCAGAATTCGCTTAAAGATGCCTTTGTCATCGTCAGAAATAGCAGCGTCATCCAAAAGAAACTGATAATCCTGAAATGCAAATGCCAGTTTCATGCGCAGCATTCCATAGGCGCTTTCAAAGGTCAGACCGTCCGTGTCCTTGAAAGAGAAAAAGACCACAGGACACTGATTCATCCATTTTTTGCAAAGCTCTGTATTTTTGGAGATTGCCAATCCCTCAAACAGTTGCTTGCTGTCTTTGCGGATATCCAGAAAATTTGCGAGAGTGCTCATACCAAGGGATTTTCCGAAACGGCGAGGACGAGTGATCAATGTTACTTCAGCGATACCACCGCTAAGAAGTTCAGAAATCAGATTGGTCTTGTCGATATAATAATACCCGCCTTCTCGAATCTTTTCAAAATTCGAGATTCCAACAGGAAACTGCAAATCTTTCATGCAATGCTCCTTTCCGCTCACAGAGGAGAGCTTTCAGAACTCACTACTGTAAGTGTACCATGAAATATAGAATCATACAAGAATCAAGTGACATCGAAATAGAGCAGTTTTATTATGCTACGTTCAATCTGGTGGCTTTGTAGCAGTCAGCGCACATTCCCTCATGGGTGGCTGCAAACTCTGCCGCCTGCATGATAGAACCGTCCTTCAGCTTGACTCTCTTGATGGGCTGGTTGCACCGGGCACAGATGCAGGGCACAGGCGGCTGTTCCTGCTTCTGGCTGGTGGATTTCGGTTTCGGCTGCTTTTGCGGCTCTGCCTCCGGCTGTGGTGCAGCATCTTCCGGCAAATCCTCTCCGGCATAAACGTACAGGCCCAGACCAAACATAGCCAGGTTCTTTACCAAGCACCGCATGATGGCCTTATTCACATCGAACATGGATGCTGCTTCTACAGTGCGCTCTTCCATGCCGACCTTTTCACGGCGGCGGGTCTGAGGATTGTAGTCCCATTTCGGGGTGGTATAGGTGTAAGGCACAGCTTTCATGGCTTTGTTTGCGCCATCCAGTACAGGCAGCCACATTTCGTGCGAAACGCCCTCAATCGTGACTGAGGTGTACACCATGAAGCCGGTGATGGGATCATAAACATAGGGCAGGCCGTTGAATTTCTTGACCTCATAGCTGGCAGAAGGATACAGCTTTTTCACCTCCGCCCAGGCATACGCCCAGCTTACATATTTCAGTTCCGTGTTGCCGGACTTTTTGACTTCCAGATGATCTTTGAAGTCAATAGCAAATAATTTTACGAATGGATTTTCCATAAGAATGCCTCCAATTTTGATAAA
Above is a genomic segment from Faecalibacterium taiwanense containing:
- a CDS encoding DUF1071 domain-containing protein translates to MENPFVKLFAIDFKDHLEVKKSGNTELKYVSWAYAWAEVKKLYPSASYEVKKFNGLPYVYDPITGFMVYTSVTIEGVSHEMWLPVLDGANKAMKAVPYTYTTPKWDYNPQTRRREKVGMEERTVEAASMFDVNKAIMRCLVKNLAMFGLGLYVYAGEDLPEDAAPQPEAEPQKQPKPKSTSQKQEQPPVPCICARCNQPIKRVKLKDGSIMQAAEFAATHEGMCADCYKATRLNVA
- a CDS encoding AAA family ATPase yields the protein MKDLQFPVGISNFEKIREGGYYYIDKTNLISELLSGGIAEVTLITRPRRFGKSLGMSTLANFLDIRKDSKQLFEGLAISKNTELCKKWMNQCPVVFFSFKDTDGLTFESAYGMLRMKLAFAFQDYQFLLDDAAISDDDKGIFKRILGRTASIDETKSCFLLLTRMLEIHFKKSAVVILDEYDVPIAKASSNGYYSQMLDVMRAMMSTTLKDNTSLDFAVVTGCLKIAKESIFTGTNNFVSDTILSPRLSESFGFTQADVDQMLKDADLESQSAEIKAWYDGYHFGDADIYCPWDVISYLRDFQYGVAQKPKSYWKNTSDNAIIRSFIDYAGDNITTKLETLMAGGSIVQHIEENLTYDYLHSSEENLWSVLYLTGYLTKVRDKDLPDSLPDGCSALMIPNAEIREIFETTVSKWFDDSAKAWNRSPLFDAVWSGNNEALTKEMTKLLRMTISYHDYREDFYHAFLAGIFTGAGYVVESNKEHGEGRSDVIVKDIRNGRVAIFEAKYAKTLDALPDACDTAIQQINDRMYAADFRDDYDDILCYGIAFFKKRCMVRKNNYSLREYLRMLPLLLQDSPCGLSCFYLEAHNERRKNQSPCAPANGVAKGDRTGQHP